In Panacibacter ginsenosidivorans, the following proteins share a genomic window:
- a CDS encoding c-type cytochrome, with protein sequence MKKSIIISFIIFITAIFSIAMSSCSVSKKVADKSGAQLWAENCNRCHNAPGPGEFNNDNWEIVGMHMQVRANLTQTDITKVIDFLKSANN encoded by the coding sequence ATGAAAAAGTCAATCATCATATCATTCATCATATTTATAACTGCAATATTCAGCATTGCAATGAGCAGTTGCTCTGTATCAAAAAAAGTTGCGGATAAATCAGGTGCACAATTATGGGCAGAAAATTGTAACCGCTGTCATAATGCACCTGGCCCCGGTGAATTTAATAACGACAACTGGGAAATCGTGGGCATGCATATGCAGGTACGTGCAAACCTTACGCAAACCGATATAACAAAAGTTATCGATTTTCTAAAGAGTGCAAACAACTGA
- a CDS encoding glycoside hydrolase family 43 protein has translation MRKMNSLRFQHILFIALLTSIILNACDNSSNSNIEKEDTISVNKDTDANKLKPISQPLISDIYTADPSAHVFDGKIYIYPSHDIDAGIPENDKGDHFAMRDYHILSLDSINGKITDHGVALDIKDIPWAGRQLWAPDAAYSNGKYYLYFPVKDKTDIFRIGVATSTNPAGPFKAEPKPIEGSFSIDPAVFKDDDGNFYMYFGGIWGGQLQRWQTGKYDSTAKDEPSGDMPALTAKVARLSKDMLHFDEKVKDVVILDKDGKPLQAKDHDKRFFEASWIYKYNGKYYFTYSTGDTHFICYATGASPYGPFTYQGVVLNPVQGWTNHQSIVEFNNKWYLFYHDTQLSGKTHLRNIKVTELKYRPDGSIITIDAYTK, from the coding sequence ATGAGAAAAATGAACAGCCTGCGTTTTCAACACATTTTATTTATTGCATTACTAACTTCAATTATTTTAAATGCCTGTGACAACAGCAGCAATTCAAATATTGAAAAAGAAGATACTATATCAGTTAACAAAGACACCGACGCGAATAAGCTCAAACCAATATCACAACCACTTATCAGTGATATTTATACAGCCGATCCTTCAGCACATGTATTTGATGGTAAAATTTATATTTATCCTTCGCATGATATTGATGCCGGCATTCCCGAGAATGATAAAGGCGATCATTTTGCTATGCGCGACTATCACATACTTTCTTTAGACAGCATCAATGGAAAAATAACAGATCACGGTGTGGCACTTGATATAAAAGATATTCCATGGGCCGGACGGCAGCTCTGGGCGCCTGATGCAGCTTATAGCAACGGAAAATATTATTTGTATTTTCCTGTAAAAGATAAAACAGATATTTTCCGGATAGGTGTTGCAACAAGCACAAACCCCGCCGGCCCATTTAAAGCAGAACCCAAACCTATAGAAGGGAGTTTTAGCATTGACCCTGCAGTTTTTAAAGATGATGACGGAAATTTTTACATGTACTTCGGCGGTATATGGGGCGGACAATTGCAAAGATGGCAAACAGGCAAATATGATTCAACAGCTAAAGATGAACCTTCGGGTGATATGCCTGCTCTAACAGCAAAAGTTGCCCGCTTAAGCAAAGACATGCTTCATTTTGATGAGAAAGTAAAAGACGTTGTTATATTGGATAAAGATGGTAAACCATTGCAGGCAAAAGATCACGACAAGAGATTCTTCGAAGCATCATGGATATACAAATACAATGGCAAATATTATTTTACTTATTCAACCGGTGACACGCACTTTATTTGTTACGCTACCGGCGCCAGTCCATATGGCCCGTTTACATATCAGGGTGTTGTACTAAATCCCGTGCAGGGCTGGACGAATCATCAGTCAATTGTTGAATTCAATAACAAATGGTATTTGTTTTATCATGATACACAGTTGTCTGGTAAAACACATCTCAGAAATATAAAAGTAACTGAACTAAAGTATAGGCCTGATGGTAGTATTATAACAATTGATGCTTATACAAAGTAA
- a CDS encoding c-type cytochrome, whose amino-acid sequence MKKRNRIPSANTAAINICIILITIVLLFINNNATAQSSKWIAPKDADNVKNPVTANAASLKEGKTLYTSYCVPCHGEKGKGDGVAAAALSVKPADHSSAYVQNQTDGALFWELSEGHNPMPSYKTAFNEAQRWELINYIRTLAKTQKK is encoded by the coding sequence ATGAAAAAAAGAAACCGTATCCCTTCTGCTAACACTGCTGCAATAAATATCTGCATAATCCTTATTACAATTGTTTTATTGTTCATAAACAATAATGCAACTGCACAAAGTTCAAAATGGATTGCCCCCAAGGACGCAGATAATGTAAAAAATCCTGTAACTGCAAATGCAGCCTCTCTTAAGGAAGGAAAAACGCTCTATACTTCGTATTGTGTTCCCTGCCATGGAGAGAAAGGTAAAGGTGATGGAGTTGCCGCTGCTGCATTATCTGTAAAGCCTGCTGATCATTCTTCAGCATATGTACAAAATCAGACAGACGGTGCATTATTCTGGGAATTGTCAGAAGGTCATAATCCAATGCCATCTTATAAAACTGCTTTTAACGAAGCACAAAGATGGGAGTTGATCAACTACATCAGGACACTTGCAAAAACTCAAAAAAAATAA
- a CDS encoding caspase family protein, with protein MPRKIYLIFFFACIAFCSLHAQSLYEFKYTFKGEKGLEYYNAFMVRYDDGTGYIRVNYAEPSTGEKYLVDMDMEESYDIDGKTGVTDSSLLYFTGINPVIISGDTTEGYDPDIYVFEKKEDGDYYDPLKVYSVDDNDSISEGDFTDVRLLSAEDLTEDFVSQYFFKDEPFYKGLFETTTRQLTNDEKAITLHVIIVANTNDPDIGTTCMLDKDRTLKIFTDLAEFMGIKLDVKTIFGNDYNKQNVQDAVTALKPAPQDIVIFYYSGHGFSKNDQYQYPYMELRAKSFQGLNENSINIEEVYNLIKQKGARVSLVMSDCCNTLPETPAAVSGEVALTRSSSLGWSLNNCLQLFLPTAPVAILMTAAKKGEMSAGNNSYGGFFTFNFRTSLLNFLSPTHEFTGVSWKSLIDEAQTQTVKKATNTLCNNPDGTRGRCVQHPVYKMW; from the coding sequence ATGCCCCGTAAAATATATCTTATTTTTTTCTTTGCATGTATAGCTTTCTGCAGCCTGCATGCACAATCGCTCTACGAATTCAAATACACATTTAAAGGAGAGAAAGGACTGGAGTACTATAATGCTTTTATGGTGCGCTATGATGATGGTACCGGATATATCCGTGTTAATTATGCCGAACCTTCTACAGGCGAAAAATACCTGGTTGATATGGATATGGAGGAGAGCTACGATATAGATGGTAAGACCGGCGTTACAGATAGCAGCCTTCTTTACTTCACCGGAATAAATCCCGTAATTATTTCAGGTGATACAACCGAGGGGTATGACCCTGATATTTATGTGTTCGAAAAGAAGGAAGATGGTGATTATTACGATCCGCTAAAAGTTTACTCTGTAGATGATAATGACAGTATTAGTGAAGGCGACTTTACTGATGTCAGGCTGCTTTCTGCAGAAGACCTTACAGAAGATTTTGTATCTCAGTATTTTTTTAAAGACGAACCTTTTTATAAAGGTCTTTTTGAAACAACCACAAGGCAATTGACCAATGATGAAAAAGCAATTACACTGCATGTAATAATAGTGGCCAACACCAACGACCCCGATATTGGTACTACCTGCATGCTTGATAAAGACAGAACCCTGAAAATCTTTACAGACCTTGCTGAATTCATGGGTATAAAGCTGGATGTGAAAACTATTTTTGGTAACGATTACAATAAACAAAATGTGCAGGATGCAGTTACAGCCCTCAAACCTGCGCCACAGGATATTGTGATCTTTTATTACTCGGGGCATGGGTTCAGTAAGAATGATCAATACCAGTACCCATATATGGAACTGAGAGCAAAATCTTTCCAGGGCTTGAATGAAAATTCTATTAACATAGAAGAAGTTTACAACCTTATAAAACAGAAGGGGGCCAGGGTTTCACTTGTAATGAGCGATTGCTGCAATACATTGCCAGAAACACCTGCTGCCGTAAGTGGTGAAGTTGCGCTTACAAGAAGTTCTTCGCTTGGCTGGAGTTTGAATAATTGTTTACAACTTTTTCTACCAACTGCACCTGTAGCTATTTTGATGACTGCTGCAAAAAAAGGAGAAATGTCTGCAGGCAATAACAGCTATGGGGGTTTTTTTACTTTCAATTTTCGTACATCGCTCCTGAATTTTCTAAGCCCAACACATGAGTTTACAGGCGTATCATGGAAGTCACTTATTGATGAGGCACAAACACAGACTGTTAAGAAAGCAACCAATACACTTTGCAATAATCCTGATGGCACCAGGGGCAGATGTGTGCAACATCCTGTTTACAAAATGTGGTAG
- a CDS encoding DUF7379 domain-containing protein, which yields MSINKIIIRGKEAAQPAGSNSRGVNFNIPVETSLEHIATYELSGTTRDDVPMHTIDLNDKLLEFRFDDGTTWMCDAATLHELYPEAENLQRDGGGFVIPATLNNVSTERGIIGTIVAKFISIFTKKAINKGIGGLAGKLEEKHLTEKKDDQIISREGLNFLKRDFSFQKVDEKSKFDTDRPFFLFIHGTNSDTKGAYGDLQEADVWNYIHDSYKENVLAFEHRTLTQSPLQNAVDLSKKLPGGAELHIISHSRGGLIGDILCRYSRDEKDRTTGFSGANIELLTKEKRDSDIECIKALNEIYSKKKIKVKKFIRVACPAAGTKLASKRMDQIFNVLYNLLGREANEIAVILKELIAETLQTKENIKVLPGIEAMGPESPFIKVLNDRAGDIEIDGSSLAIISGNGKLSLSFRGLFIILGKLFYMQRNDLVVNTDSMYLGAKRKDDVQYFFDEGKTVDHITYFKNNKTRDAILLALKTPDGKGIPGFTTKNQFDIPASDRGILPSIEHGALVTKDKIPTGEKPIAILLPGIMGSNLSLKDDKIWLAYLHTIKGGLRYLAYTSDSNITATSLIETSYGRLANNLSQTYEVIIYPFDWRKPLKECAADFNDTIIKLLKLRQPIKIIGHSMGGVLVRDFIIYHNETWLQLNASKDFRLLFLGSPLGGSYRIPAVLFGNDAIINSLNLLDRVHTKKELINIFVNFPGILSLLPLTTGTNEREENIDFADVATWEKMRDSLDDSAWPIPTKADLADFRDYREAINSKKEQIDYSNMVYIAGKDKYTPCDYFNDNLLPGRELVFLYTGEGDQSVTWKSGIPQKMIDAKAVYYVNATHGALANEPTIFPGILEILEKGHTSLLNKTQPSIRGEEKLFRMPDLYNFDLSERGIENAVFGITESNEQLVSQIPLSISVSHGDLAYATFPVLAGHFLNDGILYAEKVIDKAMNGTLTARHTLGIYPGAIGTSAALAGTTKESDFPGTIIVGLGEPGTLTAFLLSQTVEQAISKYLLDIKNQPDTDKEIGISALIIGCGYGGLTVESSIKAIIEGVNNANDKVAELYKNNIRTVQYIEFIELYEDKALNCMYALRKIESKENNNYNIRIGNKKFKILFGSKKRMPADFMEEWWRRFTIKSKTIKEGSNEISSLVFNVSTGDAREEEKELFSSTPLIDLFIEQISTQNSWTPCYAKTLFELMIPNDFKDQLKKKGSISWILEKETAAYPWELLQDNSTNAKPLCVNAGMIRQLSTKEYRSNINRVTNDKALIVADPILDGFITQLNGAKTEGELVDVVLEKNGYDKKTLINKNAAEIAEALFCNEYKIVHLAGHGLYNPDTPGKSGMVIGKEIFLTPFDIEQMETVPELVFINCCHLGKIEPGQEKFFSNKYKLAANLGTQLIQMGVKAVIAAGWAVNDDAAHEFAEAFYARMFSGCNFGDAVKEARAIIYERYHNTNNTWGAYQCYGDPFYRLINRTSSNTNTGKQYVMAEEVEIDLNNLKNDLDTKNYTCKGALDELKKIKEAKDIAEINDTDTSQIEAMIYYELGEYSKAVDAFTDLKDKEKATFTVAALEIYCNVRCKKYVEDFKAGGDIQALINKIDTVISELKMLLNIKSTAERNNLLGSSYKRKGLLQANVEDKKNSYKQAELFYYEAYKNNNDKKYAFKNWAALKWLLALSDEQKEDKQGLSYNEKLIQDWTKELEQNKTALKQLYLNMDYWELIEDATIDLTFLLIDPDKAKDDANWKKLENKYKNIWKKQGSRGKKKAEIETLEILADVAALSTNDQGVLLKNKLAELKENLEIEIADQ from the coding sequence ATGAGCATCAATAAAATTATCATCCGGGGTAAAGAAGCCGCGCAACCCGCTGGCAGTAATTCGCGTGGAGTAAATTTTAATATTCCGGTTGAAACATCATTAGAACATATTGCAACTTATGAGCTTAGTGGCACTACAAGGGATGATGTACCTATGCACACAATTGACCTTAACGACAAGTTGCTGGAATTTAGATTTGATGATGGTACCACATGGATGTGCGATGCTGCAACATTACATGAATTGTATCCCGAAGCAGAAAACCTGCAGCGGGATGGCGGAGGATTTGTAATACCGGCTACTTTAAATAATGTTTCAACCGAAAGAGGGATTATTGGAACTATAGTTGCAAAATTTATCAGCATATTCACTAAAAAAGCAATTAATAAAGGCATAGGAGGACTGGCAGGCAAGCTGGAAGAAAAACATCTTACAGAAAAAAAAGACGACCAGATAATTTCAAGAGAAGGCCTTAATTTTTTAAAAAGAGATTTTTCATTTCAAAAAGTTGATGAGAAAAGCAAATTTGATACAGACAGACCATTCTTTCTTTTTATACACGGTACCAATTCAGACACAAAAGGAGCCTATGGTGATCTGCAGGAGGCAGATGTATGGAATTATATTCATGACAGCTACAAAGAAAATGTACTGGCATTTGAACACCGCACATTAACACAAAGTCCCTTGCAGAATGCAGTTGATCTTTCAAAAAAATTACCCGGTGGCGCCGAACTGCATATCATAAGCCATTCGAGAGGCGGCCTTATTGGAGATATACTTTGCCGTTATAGCAGGGATGAAAAAGACAGAACTACTGGATTTTCGGGCGCCAATATAGAACTTCTTACAAAAGAAAAAAGAGACAGCGACATTGAATGTATAAAAGCACTCAATGAAATTTATAGCAAGAAAAAAATAAAAGTAAAAAAGTTTATCAGGGTTGCTTGTCCTGCAGCGGGTACTAAGCTTGCATCTAAAAGAATGGACCAGATATTCAATGTGCTATATAATTTGCTTGGTCGCGAAGCAAATGAAATTGCAGTCATACTAAAAGAACTGATAGCTGAAACCTTACAAACAAAAGAGAATATAAAGGTGTTGCCAGGTATAGAAGCCATGGGGCCTGAATCTCCTTTTATAAAAGTTTTAAATGATCGTGCCGGAGATATTGAAATAGACGGAAGTTCGCTTGCCATCATTTCAGGTAATGGTAAACTTAGCTTAAGTTTCAGAGGTCTTTTTATAATTCTGGGGAAGCTTTTTTACATGCAGCGGAATGATCTGGTGGTTAATACAGACTCTATGTACCTCGGTGCAAAACGTAAAGATGATGTACAGTATTTTTTTGATGAAGGAAAAACAGTTGATCACATAACCTATTTTAAAAACAACAAAACCCGAGATGCAATATTACTGGCTTTAAAAACACCTGATGGCAAAGGCATTCCGGGTTTTACAACAAAAAATCAGTTTGATATTCCCGCAAGTGACAGAGGTATTTTGCCTTCGATAGAGCACGGAGCACTGGTAACAAAAGATAAAATTCCAACAGGCGAAAAACCCATAGCGATATTACTGCCAGGCATTATGGGCTCTAATCTTTCTCTGAAAGACGATAAAATCTGGCTTGCTTATTTGCATACGATCAAAGGTGGCCTTAGATATCTTGCATACACCTCTGACTCAAATATCACTGCTACATCATTAATAGAAACATCTTATGGCAGACTTGCAAATAATCTTTCCCAAACTTATGAAGTGATCATTTATCCTTTTGACTGGCGCAAACCTCTAAAAGAATGTGCGGCTGATTTTAATGACACGATTATTAAACTGCTAAAACTCAGGCAGCCTATAAAAATCATTGGTCATTCTATGGGCGGTGTACTGGTTCGTGATTTTATTATATACCATAATGAAACATGGCTACAACTCAACGCCTCAAAAGATTTCAGGTTATTGTTTCTCGGCTCACCATTAGGTGGTTCATACAGAATACCTGCTGTTTTATTTGGTAATGATGCCATTATTAATTCATTAAACCTGCTAGACAGGGTGCACACAAAAAAAGAACTCATCAACATATTCGTAAACTTTCCGGGTATATTGAGTTTGCTGCCTTTAACAACCGGTACAAACGAACGCGAAGAAAATATAGACTTTGCAGATGTTGCCACCTGGGAAAAAATGAGAGATTCGCTGGATGATAGCGCTTGGCCCATCCCCACAAAAGCAGATCTTGCTGATTTTAGAGACTACAGGGAAGCTATTAACAGCAAAAAAGAGCAGATAGATTATTCCAATATGGTGTATATAGCAGGAAAAGATAAATATACCCCATGTGATTATTTTAACGACAACCTTCTTCCCGGCAGAGAACTGGTATTTCTTTACACAGGAGAAGGGGATCAAAGTGTAACATGGAAAAGTGGAATTCCACAAAAGATGATTGATGCAAAAGCAGTGTATTATGTAAATGCAACACATGGTGCCCTTGCCAATGAGCCCACTATATTTCCTGGAATACTGGAAATATTGGAGAAAGGGCATACTTCTTTACTCAACAAAACACAACCCTCCATAAGGGGCGAGGAGAAATTATTCCGCATGCCTGATTTGTACAATTTCGACCTCTCCGAAAGAGGCATCGAAAATGCTGTATTCGGCATAACGGAAAGCAATGAGCAGTTGGTTAGTCAAATACCATTATCAATTTCAGTAAGTCATGGCGATCTGGCTTACGCTACGTTTCCTGTGCTGGCCGGGCATTTTCTCAACGATGGTATTTTATATGCAGAAAAGGTAATTGATAAAGCTATGAATGGTACACTTACAGCAAGGCATACATTAGGTATATACCCGGGAGCGATTGGCACCAGTGCCGCATTAGCTGGTACCACAAAAGAGAGTGATTTCCCCGGGACGATAATTGTTGGCCTTGGCGAGCCTGGAACACTTACAGCATTTCTACTTTCTCAAACAGTGGAGCAGGCCATATCAAAATATTTGCTTGATATAAAAAATCAGCCGGATACAGATAAAGAGATCGGTATATCTGCATTGATCATTGGTTGTGGTTATGGTGGCCTTACTGTGGAAAGTTCGATTAAAGCAATTATTGAGGGTGTAAATAATGCTAATGATAAAGTTGCAGAGCTTTACAAAAATAATATAAGGACAGTTCAATATATTGAATTCATTGAACTGTATGAGGATAAAGCCTTAAACTGTATGTATGCATTAAGAAAAATAGAAAGCAAGGAAAACAACAATTATAATATCCGGATCGGGAATAAAAAGTTCAAAATCCTGTTCGGCTCAAAAAAAAGAATGCCTGCAGATTTTATGGAAGAATGGTGGCGCAGGTTTACTATCAAATCCAAAACCATAAAAGAAGGCTCAAATGAAATATCATCTCTTGTATTCAACGTATCAACAGGCGATGCAAGAGAAGAAGAAAAAGAATTATTTAGCAGCACACCCCTTATTGATCTTTTTATAGAGCAGATATCAACACAGAATTCATGGACGCCCTGTTATGCAAAAACATTGTTTGAGCTTATGATACCAAATGATTTTAAAGATCAGCTAAAGAAAAAAGGTAGCATTAGCTGGATACTAGAAAAAGAAACAGCCGCATACCCATGGGAACTATTACAGGATAACAGCACAAATGCTAAACCGCTTTGTGTAAATGCAGGAATGATAAGACAGCTATCAACAAAAGAATACCGTTCCAATATTAATCGTGTAACAAATGATAAAGCTTTAATAGTAGCCGACCCTATACTCGATGGCTTTATAACACAACTTAACGGAGCAAAGACTGAAGGAGAACTTGTAGATGTTGTATTGGAAAAAAATGGCTACGACAAAAAAACACTTATTAACAAAAATGCTGCAGAAATAGCAGAGGCTCTTTTTTGTAATGAATATAAGATCGTTCATCTTGCAGGCCATGGTCTTTATAATCCTGATACGCCTGGAAAATCAGGAATGGTAATAGGCAAAGAAATTTTCCTTACACCATTCGATATTGAACAAATGGAAACGGTACCCGAACTCGTGTTCATAAATTGCTGCCATCTTGGAAAAATAGAACCCGGGCAGGAAAAATTTTTCTCTAATAAATATAAACTGGCTGCAAACCTTGGCACACAACTTATACAAATGGGCGTAAAAGCAGTGATAGCAGCAGGGTGGGCTGTAAATGATGATGCAGCACATGAATTTGCAGAAGCATTTTACGCACGCATGTTCTCGGGCTGCAATTTTGGCGATGCCGTAAAAGAAGCACGAGCTATTATATATGAAAGGTACCACAACACTAACAATACATGGGGCGCTTATCAATGCTACGGCGATCCATTTTACAGGCTAATAAACCGCACTTCTTCAAATACTAATACGGGCAAGCAATATGTAATGGCAGAAGAAGTAGAAATAGACCTTAATAACTTAAAAAACGATCTTGATACAAAGAATTACACTTGCAAAGGCGCGCTTGATGAACTTAAAAAAATAAAAGAAGCTAAAGATATTGCAGAGATCAATGATACAGATACTTCACAGATAGAAGCAATGATATACTATGAATTGGGCGAATATAGCAAAGCAGTTGATGCGTTTACTGATCTAAAAGATAAAGAGAAAGCGACTTTCACCGTAGCTGCCCTGGAAATATATTGCAATGTAAGGTGCAAAAAATATGTTGAGGATTTTAAAGCAGGTGGAGATATACAGGCATTGATAAATAAAATTGATACGGTTATTTCAGAATTAAAAATGTTGCTTAATATTAAATCTACTGCAGAAAGGAATAATCTTTTGGGAAGCTCTTACAAAAGAAAAGGTCTTCTACAAGCTAATGTTGAAGATAAAAAAAACAGCTACAAACAGGCAGAACTTTTTTATTATGAAGCGTATAAAAATAACAACGATAAAAAATATGCTTTCAAAAACTGGGCTGCTTTAAAATGGCTGCTGGCTCTTTCAGATGAACAAAAAGAAGACAAACAAGGCTTATCTTACAATGAAAAATTAATTCAGGACTGGACAAAAGAATTAGAACAAAACAAAACGGCATTAAAACAACTTTATCTCAATATGGATTATTGGGAGCTTATTGAAGATGCTACGATAGATCTTACTTTTCTTTTGATTGATCCCGACAAAGCTAAAGACGATGCTAACTGGAAAAAGCTGGAAAATAAATATAAAAACATCTGGAAAAAACAGGGCTCCAGGGGAAAGAAAAAAGCTGAAATAGAAACCCTGGAAATACTCGCAGACGTCGCAGCACTCAGTACAAATGATCAGGGGGTGCTTTTAAAAAACAAACTCGCCGAATTAAAAGAAAACCTGGAAATAGAAATTGCAGATCAATAA